CCGCCTGTTGAAGCACCTGCTTTAAGCGACAGGCTGGCGTAATGTGGCAAAACTCATGGCTACAGTTAACCAGCGTGAGCGGCTCCAATTCGCGCACGACATCGCCAATTCGGATGGTTTCAGCCGGTTTTCCAAGACGGATACCGCCATTCTTGCCACGCACAGCCATCACCAACCCAGCACGACTAAGTTGATTGATAATTTTGACCATATGATTACGGGACACGCCATACACTTCCGTTACCTCAGAAATGCTGGTCATTTTCCCGCCCGGCAGCGACGCCATATAAATCAGCGCTCGCAAACCATAATCCGTGAAACTTGTTAACTGCACATAAACCTCGGATACCTCTGGGTATCATTAACCGGCGTCTTAAGTACGCCCCTGAAAAACCAACGCTATTGACAGATAATAAACCAGGCGTAAACGCTACGGCTAATTATTTATCCCCTTTGTGTTGCGAGAAGCGCTCAACTACGCCCTTCTTACCGCCCGTGTTTATCCCTGCCATATCTTTTTAATTTTATCTCACCGCAACACAGATAACGTATTCTCTTTAGTTACACACACCACACCCAATGATGACTGGTTTATCACCGACGAAGGCGGCGTAAGGAAAAGGACACCATGAGGTTGAAAAATATTTCTATTCGTACCGGCTTATTAACGTTATTGCTGTTAACCACCCTGTTGCTACTTATCGTCAGCAGCATGGGCGTAGTCGCGATTAAGAAGGACAGAGAAACGCTGACCGCGCAAAACCAGATTCAGGGCATTGAGCTGGGCAACCTGATGAGCGGCTATAACCAAACGCTCAGCGCACGCGCCTCGGCAACGCTCGCCGTCAGGAAAATCGAAATCGGCCTACTGGACGACGGGGCGAAGGAAACTGGGGTCGTAGAGAAACACCTCAGCCAATCGCAGGAGGATATTGACCGCGTGATCAAATCAGCCAATGCCGATCCGAAGCAGCAGGCGCTCGCGCAGGAGGTATTAAAAACCTATCAGGCCTATTTTCAACAGGGCATGACCCCAATGCTGAGCGCGCTGCAAAAACAGTATACCGACGAATATTATGACGTTCTGGAAAAGCAGCTCGGCCCGCTGAGTGAAGCCTTTGATTTATCGATCCAAAACTTTCGTCAGTATGCCCAACAGCTGTCCGAACAAGGGCTGGCACAGTCCGAACGTAACGAGAACATGATGCTATTGCTGATTGCCGTTGCCTGCCTGCTGTCTATCACGTTGGTTGTCTTAGCCTGGATCGCACTGCGACACATGCTGCTCAAACCGCTGGATTATGCCATTGAGCAACTGGAGCAGGTGGCCGCTGGTAACCTGACCCGTCGCCTGATTCAAGGCGGAGACAACGAACTGGGTAGACTTAATGATGCCATCAGCCGCATGCAGGGTGCGCTGCTGGAGTCGGTTAGCCAGGTACGCGATGCCAGTACGCAAATCGATCTCGGCAGCCGCGAACTCTTTGAAGAGAACACCCAGCTTGCCCAACGCACCGAAGAATCCGTTGCTGCACTGGAACAGACGGCAGCAAGCATGGAGCAACTCAGCGCCACGGTGAAGCTCAATGCCGACCATGCCGAACTCGCGCACCAACTCGCCAACAACGTCTCGAACACCAGCAGCCGCAGCAACGAATCCGTCTGTTACGTGATTGAGAAAATGCAGGAGATCGCCGTCAGCGCTAAACGCATCAATGACATCCTCAGCGTCATTGACGGCATCGCGTTTCAGACCAATATTCTGGCGCTGAACGCCTCCGTCGAATCCGCTCGTGCAGGCGAACAAGGCAGAGGCTTTGCCGTCGTCGCCGGAGAAGTTCGTAATCTGGCGCAGCATAGCTCTCAGGCAGCAAAAGAGATCCGCTCGCTGATTCTGGATTCCCAGACGCGCGTGTCTGAAGGGCTGGAATTGGCTTCTAAAGCGGGTGAAACCATGGATGAAGTGACCGAAGAAATCATCCGCATTACGCAACTGATGCGAGATATTTCCACTGCCACGCAAGAGCAGCATCGCGGTATCGAACAGGTTAACGTCGCTTTCACACAAATCGACAAAGTCGCTCAACACAATGCACAGCTCGTCAAAGCCTCATCCGCGACTACGCAATCGCTGGAGCAGCAGTCTCAGCAGCTCATGCGATCGATGGCGCTGTTTCAGGTAGAGCCTCGCCTTTCCTAATCTGCGGGTGTATTACACCGCCTGTGGTCGGCCTCAGCGCTGGCCACAGGCATCCTCCCATCAATCCACTACTTACACCATCCTCTTTAAAAGACGAATAAATAATCGAACAAGGCAGGACCCCTCTTCATACTTAATGCACTTATTTTATAGGTATACTTTCAGAGAATTTGAGTATTATTTTTTTACCGCTATTCTCTGTTTTTACACATAAGCGTATAAGTAGAGTTTCAACGTAAAAATGGTCAACGTAATTACCTTAATGTATTGAATAAAAAGACAATGAGAAGCATTCCTTATTGGTGATATTTGCCGTACGTTTCCGGCCATTAATTACATTCCGATATAATATTTATTAATCTAATCAATAGCAGGCTATTTTATTAATTCGTCCCATTGATTTTCGCGTAAAAAAAGGGGGGGACTGCCGATCGCCCGATAACACCACAGACGGCATCACGATAAAATCACACCTCTGACAACAGCGAATCAAGGATAAAGACAGAAAGAATATAGGCAGAGATAAACATGAATAATCAGTCAGTTGATTTGATTACCAGGTTTGACAGTGAAGCCAAACTGCACGCGCTTGATTCCATTTATGCCATTGCCGAATTCGATCTGGCAGGAAAACTGGTTGAAGCTAATCCTCTTTTTTGCAAAATGCTGGGCTATAAAAAAGAAGATATTATTCAGAAAAATCACACATTTTTTCTGCCAGAAGCCCAGCGCCAAAAACACGATCATTTCTGGCACGATGTGGTGAAAGGAAATATCAACGCAGGGGAATTCCAGCGAAAAACGCAAAAAGGAGAAATTATTTGGCTCCATGCTGCTTATACGCCAATTATTGATGATAAAGGCCGACGTATCGGCATCATAAAACTGGCAACGGATATTACGCAGGAAAGACTTCTTGTGTCAGAGCATCGCGCACGGCTGGATGCGATTGAGAACGCGCAAGGCGTAATCGAGTTTGATAAAGACGGCTATATTACCCACATCAATAAACATTATCTGGTGCTAACGGGCTATGAGGAAAAGGAATTACTCGGTCAGCACCACAGACTACTCTGCAATCCCGTTGATACCGAACAAGCCGACTATCAAACGTTTTGGGAGACCCTGCACCGCGGTCACCCCATCAGCGGGCGCTTCCACCGGCTGGGCAAAGACAACCATTCATACTGGATACAAGCGACCTACAGCCCGATCATGGATAGCGACGGCAATGTGAGGAAAATCATTAAATATGCTCACAACATCACACAGAACGTCGAAACCGAAAAAAAAGCCCACCAGCAAGGCATCATTCTCGATATCCTGCTATCAGTCCACGATAGCTTTCTGCTCGACCATAATCTGCCCTCCGCCTGCGATAAAGTCTTTGAACGGCTGCTTGACGTCACCAATAGCACCTTCGGCTTCATTGCCACGTTGCAGGAAGACGAAGACGGTCAGTCGCTCTACATTCCCGCCATATCCAATCTTGCCTGGGATGAAGATACGCTGGCCTGGTACAGAAACCAGCGCAGAACCCACGGCGGCCTGAGGCTCCGTAAACTGGATAATCTGTTTGGTCACGTGGTCACCCACAATACGGTGGTGTGCACCAATAATCTGCTGAGACAAAAGGCTGGCCGGGACCTCCCGCCTATCCATCCCGCACTCTATTCCCTATTGGGGATCCCTATCACTCACAACGGCAAAGCGATCGGAATGATCGCACTGGCTAACCGTCGGGAAGGTTATGATCAAACGATGATCGAGCTACTGGCTCCGCTGGTGAAAACGCTCGGCATCATTATTCACGCCCGTTCACGGGAAGATGAGCGAGCACAGATAGAAGCCTCTCTGCGTTTTCACGCGGGGCATGATTTTCTTACCGGCCTACCCAATCGCAGCAGTTTCTTCGAACAAGCCAACGCCTTTTTTCTGCACAAGCAGCAACACCAGCAGACGGACAAAAGCTGTCTGGCAATTATTGACATCGATTTATTCAAAAGCATCAACGATCAATACGGTCATCTGGCTGGCGATGCCGTCCTCAAAGAGCTGGCGATGCTCATGCGCATGTCGCTACGTCAGGAGGATCTCGTCGCCCGCCTTGGGGGAGAAGAGTTCATTATACTGCTAAAAGATGTCTCTTATGAAACGGCGGCGATGACCATCGAGCGTATCCGTAAGGCGATTGAGCTACATACGCTGGAATACGAATGCCAGACTCTGCATTTCACGATCAGCGCGGGGATTGCCGCTTACCGTTCCGACCTTGCTTCCGTTGAGGACTGGATTCAGTTAGCCGATAAAAACCTCTATGCGGCTAAACGGCAAGGGCGCAACTGTGTGAAATAAGCCCATCCCGACAGCGCTGCTGGTAGCTTTGCTCGAACGTTTGCATTCCCGCCGCCGTTCCCGTTTGAATCAGGCCGGGAAGCTGATGCGTTTTCCCTTCCCGAATCAGGTTGCTGACCGCCGCAGTCGCCGTCAGCACTTCATAAAGCGCAATGCGGCCGCCTTGCGCTACAGGCAACAGCCTTTGCGTCACCACGGCCTGCAAACAGGTGGCGAGCTGGCTGCGAACATAGGCTTTTTCTTCACCGGGAAAGACGTCAATCAGACGATCGACCGCCTGCGATGCGCTGCGTGTATGCAGCGTAGATAACACCAGATGGCCGGTTTCCGCCGCCGTCAGCGCCAGCCGAATCGTCTCTGTATCACGAAGTTCCCCCAGCAGAATCACATCGGGATCTTCCCGCAATGCCGCCCGTAACGCCTGCGCAAAAGACGCGCTGTGTGCACCGATCTCTCGCTGTTGAATCAGGCAACGCCGGCTGACATGGATAAACTCGATCGGATCCTCCAGTGTAATCACATGGCGATCGCTGCTGTCGTTTAACGCCCCGATCATGGCTGCCAGCGTCGTGGACTTGCCACTCCCCGTCGCACCAGTAATCAGGATCAGTCCGTTCGGTTTCTCCAGCAGCATCGACAGAACGGGTGGCGCCTGTAGCCCGTCCAATGAAGGCTGAGCCGACGGAATAATACGCAGCGCCGCAGACAGCCCTTCCCGCTGGCGAAACACATTCACCCGCAGACGTTGCCCATCGGGCAGCATTAACGCGCCGTCCACCTGACCAAACTGCCGCAGTTGCTCTCGCTGCGCGGGTTCGAGCCAGGCATTGCACCATTGCGCCACCTGCTCCGGCGTTAAACGTGGTAAGGTATTTTCAGGCTGTAGCCGCCCATCCACTCGTAGCACCGGAGGGTGGCCGCTACAAAGGTGCAGATCCGAGGCATTATGTTTTACACTACGCACCATCCACTCATCCAATTCCATAGATAACCTCCTGAACAACCATGACGACAATCCAGCAGAATCTACAGGACATCCGGCAGCAAATCGCCACCGCCGCTGTGCATTGCGCGCGAGCACCAGAAGAAATTACGCTACTTGCAGTCAGTAAAACCAAACCTGTGAGCGCGATCGAAGAAGCCATCGCGGCAGGGCAAAAGGCGTTTGGCGAGAACTATGTTCAGGAAGGCGTGGAGAAAATTCATTATTTCCAGGAAAACCACCCGACTACGCCGCTGGAATGGCACTTTATCGGTCCGTTACAGTCAAACAAAAGTCGGCTGGTGGCCGAGAATTTTGACTGGTTTCATACCGTAGATCGGCTACGCATCGCGCAGCGTCTGAGTGAACAACGTCCGGCCACGTTGCCGCCGTTAAATGTGCTATTGCAGATTAATATCAGCAGTGAACCGAGCAAATCCGGCATTATGGTGGCTGAACTCGCGGAGCTTGCCGCCAGCGTCGCCGCGTTACCTAATCTGCAACTGCGTGGCCTGATGGCGATTCCGGCACCGGAAACCGATTACGAACAGCAGTTGGCGGTTTTTAAACAAATGGCAACGCTGTTCCAAACGTTGTCCGCAACTTATCCGCATATTGATACACTCTCTATGGGGATGACGGACGACATGCGCGCGGCGATTACCGCTGGCAGCACGCTGGTGCGCATTGGCACGGCAATCTTTGGCGCGCGCGACTATGCTGCAAAAGACTATGCCGCAAAAAGCGTATAACTAAACCATCAGCCAAAAGCGCATAAACCGCAGAGGCACGCCCTGAACGGCACGTCATCTTTGACAAACAGGTGAGCAACGAGGATGCAGATGCAGCAACGTAAAATAGCGTTTATTGGTGCCGGAAACATGGCGCAGGCCATTATCGCCGGATTAGTCAACGGCGGTTACCCCGCTCAACACATCAGCGTCTGCGCGCCTTCGGGTAAGAACCGCGATGCGCTGGCTGCACAATACGGCGTGATCAGCAGTGCAGACAATGTCCGTTGCGCGCAGGAAGCGGACGTTATTGTACTGGCCGTCAAACCGCAAATGATGGCGACAGTTTGCGAACCGCTGCATGAACACGTCAACTTCACGGGTAAACTGGTACTCTCGATTGCGGCGGGCATCAGCATTGCCCGTTTTCAGACCCTGCTGGGAGAACCGCTGAATATCGTCCGGATTATGCCAAATACGCCGTCTCTGGTCGGAAAAGGCATGAGCGGGATGTATGCCCCCGCGTCCGTCAGTCAGGCTGATAAAGACTTCACCGCACAGCTGATGCAGAGCGTCGGTAAAATTTGCTGGGTGGATAGCGAATCAGGCATTAACGGCGTTATCGCCGCGGCGGGCAGCGCACCGGCCTATTTCTTCCTGTTTATGGAAGCCATGCAGCAGGAAGCTATCCGTCAGGGATTCTGTCAGGAAACCGCTCGCCTGCTGGTGCAACAGGCCGCGTCAGGTGCTGCCGCGCTGGTTGAAGCCAACCCCGATACGGCGCTGTCAACGCTGCGGGAAAATGTCACCTCCAAGGGCGGCACGACGGCAGAAGCCCTGCGGGTATTTAACGAACAGCAGTTGACGCAAACCGTGGCTGAGGCCATGCAGGCGGCAATTGCTCGCGCACAGGAAATGGAAACGCTTTTTTAACCAAAGCGAGTTCCCCGATTCTTTATCTTATAAGGAAAAGACGTACTTATGCTCACCCTGACTTTTCTGGTCAAAACGCTGGTCGACCTCTATGTAATGGTCCTGTTGCTGCGCATCTGGATGCAGTGGTCACGTAGCGATTTCTATAACCCGCTGTCGCAGTTTGTCGTCAAAATCACCCAGCCGATTGTCGGGCCGCTGCGCCGCATTTTGCCGTCATTAGGGCCGATTGATAGCGCCTCGCTGCTGCTGGCTTTTATTCTGACGACGATCAAATACCCGTTACTGTTGCTGATTCAGGTTGGCGCGATTTCTCTCAGCCCCATGAACCTGCTGGTCGGGCTCATTTCGCTGATAAAATCCGCCGGCTATCTGGTCTTCTGGGTCATCATCATCCGTTCCATCATGAGCTGGGTCAGCCAGGGCCGTAGCCCTATTGAGTATCTGCTGCATCAGTTAACTGAACCGCTAATGGCACCGCTCCGTCGCATTATTCCGGTCATGGGCGGCATTGATTTCTCTGCGATGGCCGTGATTCTGATTCTGTATATGCTCAACTATCTGGGCATGGATCTGTTCCCGGGGCTGTGGTTCCTGCTGTGAGTGCCATTACCCGCCACGGCGATGCGCTGGTGATTCGGCTGTATATTCAGCCAAAAGCCAGCCGGGATCAGATCGTGGGTTTGCATGGCGACGAACTGAAAGTCGCCATTACCGCACCACCGGTGGATGGGCAGGCCAATGCCCATCTGACCAAATTCCTCGCCAAACAGTTTCGAGTCGCCAAGAGTCTGGTCGTGATTGAAAAAGGCGAACTCGGGCGGCATAAACAGATTAGAATTACCCATCCGCAACACATCCCGGCGGACGTCACGGACTTCATTGAATAAACACGCTTGAATAAACACGCAGGACAAGACGATGCAAAAAGTGGTTTTGGCTACCGGAAACCCCGGTAAAGTGCGCGAGCTCGCCAGCTTGCTGGCCGATTTCGGTCTGGATATTGTGGCGCAGACTGAAATCGGCGTGGATTCCGCCGAAGAAACCGGTCTGACTTTCATCGAAAACGCCATCCTGAAAGCACGTCATGCGGCGCAAATCACGGGATTACCGGCGATTGCCGATGATTCTGGTCTGGCTGTCGATGCACTGGGCGGCGCACCGGGTATTTACTCGGCACGCTACGCGGGTGTGGATGCCAGCGACCAGCAAAATCTGGATAAGCTACTGCTGACACTACAAGACGTACCAGATGCACAACGCCGTGCCAGCTTCCACTGCGTGTTGGTTTATCTGCGCCACGCTGAAGACCCAACGCCGATTGTCTGCCACGGTAGCTGGCAGGGTGTGCTGACGCATGAAGCGGCAGGCAACGGCGGTTTTGGCTATGACCCCATCTTCTTCGTGCCTGAGCTGGGTAAAACGGCCGCAGAGCTGACGCGTGAAGAGAAGAACGCACAGTCTCACCGCGGTCAGGCGCTGCGCTTGCTGCTGGATGCGCTACGCAATGCTTAAGCTTCCCCCGCTCAGCCTGTACATCCATATTCCGTGGTGCGTGCAAAAATGCCCGTACTGCGATTTCAACTCTCACGCGCTGAAAGGCGATGTGCCGCATCAGGAATATGTCGATCACCTGCTGGCGGATCTGGACGCCGATTTGCCGTTAGCGAGCGGTCGTGCGCTGCATTCGATCTTCATCGGCGGCGGCACGCCCAGCCTGCTGAGCGCGGAAGCGATGCAGGCGCTGCTCGACGGCGTTCGGGCAAGAATTCCGCTAACGCCGGATGCCGAAATTACGATGGAAGCCAATCCCGGTACGGTTGAAGCCGACCGCTTCAGTGGCTATCAGCGTGCAGGCATAAACCGAATTTCCATTGGCGTGCAGAGTTTCGATCCGCAAAAGCTGACGCGCTTAGGGCGTATTCACGGCCCGGACGAAGCCAAGCGTGCCGCACAGCTGGCGACCGGTCTGGGCTTACGCAGCTTTAATCTGGACCTGATGCACGGCTTGCCGGATCAATCGTTGGACGAAGCGCTGGACGATCTGCGTCAGGCCATTGCGCTCAATCCACCGCATTTATCGTGGTATCAACTCACCATTGAACCGAATACGCTGTTCAGCTCGCGTCCGCCGACGCTACCGGACGATGACGCACTGTGGGACATCTACGAGCAGGGTCACGCGTTACTGAGCGCCGCCGGTTACCAGCAGTATGAAACCTCTGCCTATGCCAAACCGGGCTACCAGTGTCAGCACAACCTAAACTACTGGCGCTTCGGTGATTATTTGGGGATTGGCTGTGGCGCGCACGGCAAGCTGACCTTCAGCGACGGGCGCATTCTGCGCACGGTCAAAGTCCGCCATCCGCGTGGCTATATGCAGGGCACCTATCTGGATAAACAACACGACGTCGCTAACGACGATCGGCCATTTGAGTTTTTCATGAACCGCTTTCGCCTGCTGGAAGCCGCCCCACGCGAGGATTTCACGGCGTATACTGGTTTGGATGAAGAGAGTATCCGCCCGATGTTAGATCAGGCACTGGCACAAGGCTATCTGACTGAAACCGCGACGCACTGGCAAATCACCGAACACGGCAAGTTGTTCCTGAATTCCCTGCTGGAGCTGTTTCTGACAGAAGAAGAGTAATCATTCTGTGGGCAGGTTTTCTCTGGTAAACCTGCCCACCGTTTCCCACTATCTTTCTGCTTTTGCAACGCTTACAAACCTTATTTCGAGCCGTCTTCCTTTCCAATCAAACACCGCTTGCCCGCAGTACCAAAATCCTTTTTCCTTGTACTGGACGACGATGTCATCAGTCGCAGGACATTGTGCGGGATCTTAAGTGGCTATGAGCCATTTTCAGAGACCATAAGTAGCATTAGCTCAGACTTGAACGGACAGTTTTCGCGAACAGAACACGATTAAATCTGACAGGCTGTAATGAGCGAGGAGCGGACATATGATGTTTAGAAACCGCGCGATTTGCACGGAGTAAGTGCAATCACCACGGCAGAGACTGCCACAGGAGAAACAGATGTTGTTTATCCACAGATTTTGGGGATCAGTGCGGAATAACTGGACAGAAACACCGCTGCGTCCAGGTGGTGCGGAGGCCTAAGTGGTTCCAACATCCAGTGCAAACCACCTGATCTTAAACCGACTTCATTATCAAACGTTTTTTTAGTTTTAGAGACCACTCACTACATCTAGAGGCAATCGAAACAAAACCACCCACATACAGTGATTGCTGTTCTTTAAGTGCTTGACAATTCTACATATGGCGTTTAACGGTACCTGTGGTAAACTATCCACAGAATGGTCAACAGTGTTTGATTGTGGATAACCGTTGGATATATGGGGAGGATAAATGGCTAAATACGAACTTCGACCGCTGTCAGATAACCGTAAGGCTGACATTGCTCGCAGTGCATTAGCACAAAATAGCGCCCCTGCTAAGCCTGCAGCTTCAATGTCTTCTGGTTCTGCCTCAATGCAGAGATCACGAGATGATGCGCGAATGATGAT
The genomic region above belongs to Pectobacterium colocasium and contains:
- the nsrR gene encoding nitric oxide-sensing transcriptional repressor NsrR, coding for MQLTSFTDYGLRALIYMASLPGGKMTSISEVTEVYGVSRNHMVKIINQLSRAGLVMAVRGKNGGIRLGKPAETIRIGDVVRELEPLTLVNCSHEFCHITPACRLKQVLQQAVQNFLHELDQYTLADMVKENPPLYKLLLVE
- a CDS encoding methyl-accepting chemotaxis protein — its product is MRLKNISIRTGLLTLLLLTTLLLLIVSSMGVVAIKKDRETLTAQNQIQGIELGNLMSGYNQTLSARASATLAVRKIEIGLLDDGAKETGVVEKHLSQSQEDIDRVIKSANADPKQQALAQEVLKTYQAYFQQGMTPMLSALQKQYTDEYYDVLEKQLGPLSEAFDLSIQNFRQYAQQLSEQGLAQSERNENMMLLLIAVACLLSITLVVLAWIALRHMLLKPLDYAIEQLEQVAAGNLTRRLIQGGDNELGRLNDAISRMQGALLESVSQVRDASTQIDLGSRELFEENTQLAQRTEESVAALEQTAASMEQLSATVKLNADHAELAHQLANNVSNTSSRSNESVCYVIEKMQEIAVSAKRINDILSVIDGIAFQTNILALNASVESARAGEQGRGFAVVAGEVRNLAQHSSQAAKEIRSLILDSQTRVSEGLELASKAGETMDEVTEEIIRITQLMRDISTATQEQHRGIEQVNVAFTQIDKVAQHNAQLVKASSATTQSLEQQSQQLMRSMALFQVEPRLS
- a CDS encoding sensor domain-containing diguanylate cyclase — its product is MNNQSVDLITRFDSEAKLHALDSIYAIAEFDLAGKLVEANPLFCKMLGYKKEDIIQKNHTFFLPEAQRQKHDHFWHDVVKGNINAGEFQRKTQKGEIIWLHAAYTPIIDDKGRRIGIIKLATDITQERLLVSEHRARLDAIENAQGVIEFDKDGYITHINKHYLVLTGYEEKELLGQHHRLLCNPVDTEQADYQTFWETLHRGHPISGRFHRLGKDNHSYWIQATYSPIMDSDGNVRKIIKYAHNITQNVETEKKAHQQGIILDILLSVHDSFLLDHNLPSACDKVFERLLDVTNSTFGFIATLQEDEDGQSLYIPAISNLAWDEDTLAWYRNQRRTHGGLRLRKLDNLFGHVVTHNTVVCTNNLLRQKAGRDLPPIHPALYSLLGIPITHNGKAIGMIALANRREGYDQTMIELLAPLVKTLGIIIHARSREDERAQIEASLRFHAGHDFLTGLPNRSSFFEQANAFFLHKQQHQQTDKSCLAIIDIDLFKSINDQYGHLAGDAVLKELAMLMRMSLRQEDLVARLGGEEFIILLKDVSYETAAMTIERIRKAIELHTLEYECQTLHFTISAGIAAYRSDLASVEDWIQLADKNLYAAKRQGRNCVK
- a CDS encoding type IV pilus twitching motility protein PilT, with amino-acid sequence MELDEWMVRSVKHNASDLHLCSGHPPVLRVDGRLQPENTLPRLTPEQVAQWCNAWLEPAQREQLRQFGQVDGALMLPDGQRLRVNVFRQREGLSAALRIIPSAQPSLDGLQAPPVLSMLLEKPNGLILITGATGSGKSTTLAAMIGALNDSSDRHVITLEDPIEFIHVSRRCLIQQREIGAHSASFAQALRAALREDPDVILLGELRDTETIRLALTAAETGHLVLSTLHTRSASQAVDRLIDVFPGEEKAYVRSQLATCLQAVVTQRLLPVAQGGRIALYEVLTATAAVSNLIREGKTHQLPGLIQTGTAAGMQTFEQSYQQRCRDGLISHSCALAV
- a CDS encoding YggS family pyridoxal phosphate-dependent enzyme, giving the protein MTTIQQNLQDIRQQIATAAVHCARAPEEITLLAVSKTKPVSAIEEAIAAGQKAFGENYVQEGVEKIHYFQENHPTTPLEWHFIGPLQSNKSRLVAENFDWFHTVDRLRIAQRLSEQRPATLPPLNVLLQINISSEPSKSGIMVAELAELAASVAALPNLQLRGLMAIPAPETDYEQQLAVFKQMATLFQTLSATYPHIDTLSMGMTDDMRAAITAGSTLVRIGTAIFGARDYAAKDYAAKSV
- the proC gene encoding pyrroline-5-carboxylate reductase — protein: MQQRKIAFIGAGNMAQAIIAGLVNGGYPAQHISVCAPSGKNRDALAAQYGVISSADNVRCAQEADVIVLAVKPQMMATVCEPLHEHVNFTGKLVLSIAAGISIARFQTLLGEPLNIVRIMPNTPSLVGKGMSGMYAPASVSQADKDFTAQLMQSVGKICWVDSESGINGVIAAAGSAPAYFFLFMEAMQQEAIRQGFCQETARLLVQQAASGAAALVEANPDTALSTLRENVTSKGGTTAEALRVFNEQQLTQTVAEAMQAAIARAQEMETLF
- a CDS encoding YggT family protein codes for the protein MLTLTFLVKTLVDLYVMVLLLRIWMQWSRSDFYNPLSQFVVKITQPIVGPLRRILPSLGPIDSASLLLAFILTTIKYPLLLLIQVGAISLSPMNLLVGLISLIKSAGYLVFWVIIIRSIMSWVSQGRSPIEYLLHQLTEPLMAPLRRIIPVMGGIDFSAMAVILILYMLNYLGMDLFPGLWFLL
- the yggU gene encoding DUF167 family protein YggU, whose amino-acid sequence is MSAITRHGDALVIRLYIQPKASRDQIVGLHGDELKVAITAPPVDGQANAHLTKFLAKQFRVAKSLVVIEKGELGRHKQIRITHPQHIPADVTDFIE
- the rdgB gene encoding RdgB/HAM1 family non-canonical purine NTP pyrophosphatase translates to MQKVVLATGNPGKVRELASLLADFGLDIVAQTEIGVDSAEETGLTFIENAILKARHAAQITGLPAIADDSGLAVDALGGAPGIYSARYAGVDASDQQNLDKLLLTLQDVPDAQRRASFHCVLVYLRHAEDPTPIVCHGSWQGVLTHEAAGNGGFGYDPIFFVPELGKTAAELTREEKNAQSHRGQALRLLLDALRNA
- the hemW gene encoding radical SAM family heme chaperone HemW, translating into MLKLPPLSLYIHIPWCVQKCPYCDFNSHALKGDVPHQEYVDHLLADLDADLPLASGRALHSIFIGGGTPSLLSAEAMQALLDGVRARIPLTPDAEITMEANPGTVEADRFSGYQRAGINRISIGVQSFDPQKLTRLGRIHGPDEAKRAAQLATGLGLRSFNLDLMHGLPDQSLDEALDDLRQAIALNPPHLSWYQLTIEPNTLFSSRPPTLPDDDALWDIYEQGHALLSAAGYQQYETSAYAKPGYQCQHNLNYWRFGDYLGIGCGAHGKLTFSDGRILRTVKVRHPRGYMQGTYLDKQHDVANDDRPFEFFMNRFRLLEAAPREDFTAYTGLDEESIRPMLDQALAQGYLTETATHWQITEHGKLFLNSLLELFLTEEE